The Leguminivora glycinivorella isolate SPB_JAAS2020 chromosome 1, LegGlyc_1.1, whole genome shotgun sequence genome includes a region encoding these proteins:
- the LOC125233449 gene encoding putative uncharacterized protein DDB_G0288537, protein MVIMFKRDFVLLCFVLASVFGHPKDITTTSTTKPELKNRFFGLENILGPIFHGPGYFNQQNHQPQFNNWQQMQTPNQAQFYPQGGFGPNNVGPGQNQYSPVQYPNQQTNQQFDQYPSQQFNQYPSQPNQQGNFNGNNFGQNQNMNTGSGTLDDIPIQNGNIPGNWNPGNQFQNQNQQQFQNQNGNQFQNQNPQDSYNPVAILGKPVAMTTTSVPDSIVFQDGWV, encoded by the exons atggtAATAATGTTCAAACGGGACTTTGTGCTTCTATGTTTTGTTTTGG CCTCGGTGTTCGGCCATCCAAAGGATATAACAACCACATCAACAACGAAGCCGGAGCTAAAGAACAGATTCTTCGGTTTGGAAAATATTCTGGGACCAATATTCCACGGGCCAGGATATTTCAATCAG CAAAATCATCAACCACAATTCAACAACTGGCAACAAATGCAGACACCAAATCAAGCACAATTCTATCCTCAGGGCGGTTTCGGACCAAACAATGTTGGCCCTGGCCAAAACCAGTATTCACCAGTTCAGTATCCTAATCAACAGACTAACCAACAGTTTGACCAATACCCTTCCCAGCAGTTTAATCAATACCCGTCCCAACCAAACCAACAAGGAAACTTTAACGGTAACAATTTTGGACAAAACCAAAATATGAACACTGGCAGTGGCACTTTAGACGATATTCCAATTCAGAATGGCAACATCCCTGGAAATTGGAATCCTGGAAACCAGTTCCAAAATCAAAATCAGCAGCAGTTCCAAAATCAAAATGGAAACCAGTTTCAAAATCAGAACCCCCAAGACAGCTACAATCCAGTAGCCATATTGGGAAAACCCGTTGCTATGACTACAACTTCTGTCCCAGATAGCATTGTATTCCAGGATGGGTGGGTATAA